Genomic segment of Rhodocaloribacter litoris:
TGCGCCCCTACCTGGCGGGCGTGCACGTGAAGGACTATTACCCGGCGCGGCCCGAGGCTCCCTGGTTGCCGGTAGGTGAGGGGACGACCCCGTGGGACGAGATCCTCCCGTGGCTCGTCCACGAGACGGACCTGCCCCATCTGACGATCGAGACCCATTGCACCCCGCTCCGTGTCTGTTCGGAGCGGGCCCTGGCGAACCTGCGGCGCCTCCTCGCGGCGTGCATCCGCGGCGAGGTCGCCCGAGACCCGGAGGACGGACGATGACGACCCCCCCTGAACAGGCCGAACCCGTACGCCTGGCCATGGCCGGGCTGGGCGGGCACGGGCGGACGATCCAGCAGGCGGTGGCCTCCGTGCCGGCGCTGCGCGTGGTCGCCGTCTACGATCCCGACGCCGCCGAGGCCCGGGCGGCCGCCGCCCGGTTCGGGTGTGCCGTGGCTCCGTCCTACGAGGCGCTGCTCGCCCGCGACGACGTCGAGGCCGTGGTCCTCGTGACGCCGAACCACCTGCACCGTCCCCAGGCCGAGGCGGCCCTGGCCGCCGGATACGACGTGTTCGTCGAGAAGCCGCTGGCGAACACCGTGGCGGACGGGCGAGCGATGGTGCGGGCGGCCGAGGCGACCGGCCGGGTGCTGATGGTCGGGCACAACATGCGCCGGGGGCGCCCCGCCCGCCGGGCCCGGGCGTTGCTGGCGAGCGGGGCCCTGGGGCGTGTGGCCAGCATCGAGGTGCACTTCTCTTCCGACACGGCGCAGCGCCTGCCGGCCGGTTCGTGGCGGCTGCACCCGGGCACGTGCCCGCTCCTGCCCATGATGCAGCTCGGCATCCACGGCGTCGACCTGGTGCACTACCTGGCGGGGCGCGTCGAGACGGTGCAGGCCCGGGCCGCCGCGCTGACGACCGGCCCGCCCGTCGTGGACCACGTGGCCGCGCTGCTGGGGTTGCCGGACGGGGCCACGGCCACCCTCGTGTCGAACTACTGCACGCCGGTGCGTTTTGCCTGGCACGTCGCCGCCACGGAGGGCAGCCTGGCCGGCACGCCCCACACGCTCACCGTGACCGACCGCTCGGGGGCCGTCCTCGAGACGCTCGACGCCGGCGACGATCCCTACGGTTCCTACGTCGACCAGATGGCGGCCTTTGCCCGGGCCGTCCGCACGCGGCAGCGGCCCGAGACCGACGGCTATGCCGGCCTGCAGGCGCTGGCGGTCGTCGAGGCCGTCGAAGCCAGCCTGGCCCGTCAGGCTGCCGTCCCGGTGCCCGTCTACGCTCCCGACCGCCATCCAGCCTGAGATACGCGATGCCGATCTGCCGACTACTGGTCCTGATGATGGGATGCGGGCTGCTCCTGCCTCCCGCCACGGCCCGGGCCCGCCAGGCGACGCCGGGCGACCTCGACCGCGCCTTCCAGGCCCGCCGCGATTCCCTCATCACGTACTTCGCCACCCGCATCCCCGATGACGACCTGAGCCGCGGCGGCTACCTCGA
This window contains:
- a CDS encoding Gfo/Idh/MocA family protein, with amino-acid sequence MTTPPEQAEPVRLAMAGLGGHGRTIQQAVASVPALRVVAVYDPDAAEARAAAARFGCAVAPSYEALLARDDVEAVVLVTPNHLHRPQAEAALAAGYDVFVEKPLANTVADGRAMVRAAEATGRVLMVGHNMRRGRPARRARALLASGALGRVASIEVHFSSDTAQRLPAGSWRLHPGTCPLLPMMQLGIHGVDLVHYLAGRVETVQARAAALTTGPPVVDHVAALLGLPDGATATLVSNYCTPVRFAWHVAATEGSLAGTPHTLTVTDRSGAVLETLDAGDDPYGSYVDQMAAFARAVRTRQRPETDGYAGLQALAVVEAVEASLARQAAVPVPVYAPDRHPA